The Corynebacterium felinum DNA segment CGGGGTCAATCTTGTTATCGGCGAAGCGAACATACACCCACGTGATCACACCAGCGGTGAAGAACTGAGCCAAACCCAAAACCATGCCGATGTTGATCGCGCCGTAGATCTTGGTCTGCACAAAATCGGTGGCGAAAGTCGCGGTGACAATGTAGAAGATGTACCACGCCAAGAATGCAATGGTGCAGGGGAAAGCGAAACCACGGAAGGTTTTACGCAAGCGCGTAAATTCCGCGGACTCACTCATCGCGATGAATTCCTCCGGTGTCGGAACATGTTTCGCTTGATTAGGTGTTGACATATGCAAACACGCCTTTCTTCAAGGTCGTTGTGTGCGTGTCACTGCCCACATCCCCTATGCGTGCCGTGGAGAAAAAGCTGTAGCTTAGCTACCTATGCGCGGATTGATCATCACAGGCTCCAACCTTGTGAAGGGTCAAAGTGGTGCCACCAGGTCTGGCACCTCCACGAGGCGGTGTCGTGTAATGCTCAAAGGCTGAATAGGTACTTCTATCCACGGCGCTAACACAGAGACGGGGAGTTCCACATCACTCTCTTTTAACGATGTGGGTTATTACACACTAAATCTTGCGCCACGTCAGCTGTTTGCAGCTTAAAGTGATAAAATTATTAGCAAACAGCCATTAACAAAGTTGTGAAGATTTGTCTGATCTCTTAGTATGTGACACTTCACGCACAAGACACATAGGGCATTGATAATGCAGGTAGTGGCTAGGAAAGCGCCCAAGCCCCCTTGACGCTTTTCTGTAGCCCCAGGGGTGATTGAGGGGCGAAAGGTCACATAATCCATCCCACCCCAATATGGGGGTGGTAAATGCACAACGCGCCCTTCCCAGATCCCCAGCATTGTGGGGGGGGGAGGGCGCGAGTGAATTTTTCGCCGCAGATTTTAAGCGCGGAACAGTGAATCAATCATGTCGCGGTTAGCGGTGTAGAACGCGTTGAAGTTCTCACGGTGAGCGTGGTAGTACGCTTCAACCTCGGAAGGAACCTTCAGACCGTAAGCGCCCAAGCGCTCAACAATCAGGGAATACACGGCATCGGAGGCCAGTGCGGAAGAAGAACCGGAGGAATCGTTAGCAGACAGTGCTACTGCAGCCTCAACGGCTTGCTGAACAGGTGCAGGGGCGCCAGCCACAACGTTGCGTGGGGTTGGTGCGGAGTTCAGACCCAGCTTGCGGGAGCATGCAGGCCATGCATTCCATCCCTGGCGAGCCAGAACACGCTCGGCAACAGCGATCTGCTGCTCACGGCTTGCCTGGTAGGCGTAAGGGGCGAACTCGCCGCCGCCGAAGCCACGCCAAGTAGAAGGAGCGAACTGGAGGCCACCGTGGTAGCCGTTGCCAGTGTTGATTGCCCAGTTGCCACCGGACTCGCACTGCGCCAAACGATCCCAGTCGGAATCAGGGGCAGCGGAAGCAGTAGGTGCAAACAGAGCGGAGGCGGTTCCGACTGCGACCGTGGTTGCTGCAAACTTGGTAAAGGTAGATGCAGTCTTACGTGCGTGTCGTGCCATAGTGTAGAAAAATCCTCTCGTTGGCCACCTTTTTAGAAGAAACGACCATGGGCGTCGAATCTTCGGCAACGATCCTTGCAGACTCAGTACTACAAGTGTGCGGTGATGGACTGAAAAATCCTTTTCCCATTGCTGTGAAAAACAACGACGTTGCTTTTCGTAGCGCGGGAGCGTGGAAGTTCCCTGTTCACGACCGCTGCCTGCACAATTTTTGCTCATAGTCGCGATGTGCGGCTATGGCAATGTGCTTGTGGCATCGTGCCTAGCCCCTTGGAACGCTTGCTGGCGATATATGTAACGAGTGTGTGTAGAAGTTCCACGCACACTCAATGGACGTATTTTTTAAAGCACCACCCATCATGATCATGATGGGATACTTGATAAACACCATGAAGCAAGGAAAGCGGGTTGAGGGCCCAAGCTAAAAGATTCCAAGGGGCATGAAGGTGGAAGCGCCTCATACAATCCTTGCCCGCACATCGTGAGTGCATGACCACCAAAATTGTGGCAATGAACCAGGACGCTGCGCGGTGGAGTTTTCACTGGAGTTTCACTGTGAACTTGTCGATTGTGTAAAACCAGCGTGTACCGCTGTAGTGCTTACGATTTGATACCCTAGCCGATTGGTAACGAAATTGTCACGTTTTTCGCCGTCGAAAGCGTGCTTATTTTCTAAAAATAGCGCCGTTTATGCAGATAGGAGAACCATATAACGGTTTCCTGTGAGTTTGCCGTCAGTGGGGCAAAGATGTTGTTAAATCGTTATAAAACCCCCCGTTTTGCCCCCGTCTGCATGAGGGGTATCGGCAGTAGTTATAATCACTTTTTCAACGCTGACCTCCAGCATGAACAACCCTTTGCGCCTAGGGCGATGGTAAGAACTAGTGACACTGGCGGTGATCGCCTCATGGTGTGGGAGCGGTTATTCATCATTGATGCTGTACTCGTAGCTTCCTTGTCCTTATTCTCCATACTTGGGCGGAGCATAGTAGTTCTTTGTGTGGAGTGGGGTATTGAGGGTGTAGAACCAGTTTTAAATGAGGGTATTCTTATTAATTCACAGTCTGTGAAGTCTGTTCCTGTCAATGATTGTTTGCGGAAAGGAAGGATAGGGCAATGCCTATCGGCAAGGTGAAGTGGTACAACTCCGAGCGTGGTTTCGGTTTCGTATCCAACCCGGATGGCGAGGACGTGTTCGTTGGTAATGCTGTATTGCCTAAGGGCGTAACTGAGCTCCACCGCGGCCAGCGCATTGAGTTCGATTACGGCGCAGGAGTGAAGGGCCCTCAGGCTTTGCGTGTCGTTTTGGTGGATCCACCAAAGGTGGCAGGTCTAAAGCCTGCAAAGGCTGAGCGTAAGCATTCCCCTGAGGAGCTGGGTTCGATGATCGGCGACCTGATGTATTTGCTGGAAAATCAGGTCCAGCCGAAGTTGACCAATGGGCACTATCCGGACCATAAAGAAGCGAAGAAGATTGCTGAGATCTTGCGTGCTGTGGCCGCTGAACTCGACGTCTAGTGCACTTTAAAAAGTAAACTGCTTGCAGCATAATACCTTCGGCCCCTTTCTTCTGATGATCGTGAATCAGAAGGAAGGGGCCGATTGTGCTTCAAGTCTCGTTCTTCTCTAACACCATTCGCTGTTTTTCTCCCACCGCATTCCCCTGTGTGAACAATCGTTGATCACACAGGGGGTGCACTGAATACACGATGAAACGTGAGTGATGTGATTGCGAGACTTGTTAAGGGTTCGTGGCTGGCGAATCAAAGCCAATAGACCACGTGGTGGTGTAGGGGGTTTCCACACCGTTAGCGTCGTGGCCAATCATGACAGCTTTGACCTCCACCACAACGAGTTGGGGTCGGGTGGTGGAGTTTTTCTCTACCGGTTCGGCGCTGCCTTTGATGTCAACGGTTTGTTGCTCGTATGCCCCGAAGTAGTGTTCATCGTTGGCTGCTGGGTCATCATAGATTTTCAGCAGTGACCAATCATGATCGTAGACGTGCTTGGGCAGAACAAGCTTCATGGTTTCGTCGGCGCCGAGTTTGAGAATGGTGGGGGCGGCTTCTTCGCATTCCACTCCGGGTTCACAGATGCTAAAGGGGAAAACGTCGGTTGTGTCATCCTGAATGGTTGCCTGGATGGCTACGTCGCGGGGTTCTGGTCCAGGCCGGTTGTTCCACCAGTTTTGGAAGAGTACAGATGCAACAACGACGACTGCTACTGCTGCTACTAAACCTGAAATCTGGATGATAGTTTTGCGTGTTTTCGCCTTCATGGATCCTAATCCTAGCCTTCAGTTTCTTTTTCGTGGTGGCAGTGGGGGAAGAATGGGGACGATTGGGGAAGAATGCTGAGTAAAGCCGGTATACCATCCCCCTTGATTACTAAGGTGTGTTTTTTAAGGTTGTGCGTTCACGAATCGGACTTCGTAGAGGTCTGGCCAGCGTTTGCCGGTGATGTAGAACTTGTCGGTGCCAGGAATTGCGGCAATTCCGTTGAGAACATGGTTGGGGTCATCGGTGGCGTTGTTGGGTACGTCGGAGGCATCGACAATGGCTTCAACTACGCCTGTGGTGGCATTGATTTTGTAGATGTCGGTGCTTAAGAAGACATTTGCCCACACATAGTTCACACCATTGTCGGTGGTACAGGCGAGTTCGTTGAGGCTGGTGGCGGGTAGTCCGGCGCGGGTGACTGCGATGCGACTGGTTTCTTCAAAGGTGTCGCCGTTGAGGAAGCGAAGTTCGTTGGTGCCGTCACTCATGACGAGGGTGTCGTTGAAGGAACATAAGCCCCATCCTTCGCCGGGGTAGGTGACTCGCTGAAGTTCAACGAGTGTTTCGGCGTCACGTTTGAATGCAACACCGGATTGCCACGTCAGCTGCCAAACGACGTCGTTAAAGCGTGTGGAGCCTTCGCCGAAAAACTCGGGATCGAGGTTGTGCTCATCTGTGTTAACACCGTCGAGACTACGGTGGAAGATTCGGGATTCCCCTTTCCAACCAGTGCTGACTAGGAGTCGATCACCATCAACCTCAAGCCCCTGGGTAAAAGCGGTGGCGTCGAAGGGAAGGGTGTTTTCGATATGAACCTTCAGCCGCGGAATAGCACTGTCGGCTGCACTGGATACCTCGTGTGTGCTAGACGGTACCTGTGTGCTGTGTGTAGTGTTCGTCGGGCTGGAGCAGGCGCTGATGCCAAGCCCAGTTGCGGCACAAAGAAGTGCGGGGAAAATTTTGCTGCCAAGAAAGGTACGTGGGGCTGGGAGTTTTGTGCTGTTCATATCCACTATCATGCCTGAATAACTATTCCTGATGCAGAGTCGGGAAGAAAGATAAGGAATAATGGTGGCGTGCCACGTAGAAGAACCCGAAACCGAAAAAGTACCTCGCCTTTGTTAAGCCCGCTCGCGAAAAACATTGCGAAGGCCGCGTTGGAGGATCTGAACGAAGGCGATGTGGGCCGTCACATCGGCGTGACTGCTATTGGGAAGAATGTTGCCACGCATCGTTTTGAGGCGGATGTTCCTGGCTACTCCGGCTGGGAGTGGAATGCCGTTGTCGCCTGCGCCTCAGGCAGTACATGGGTGACAGTATCAGAACTTGCGCTCGTTCCTGGTGGGAAAGCACTGCAAGCACCTGAGTGGGTGCCATATCACGAGCGGATTTTGCCAGGTGATTTGGGCCCCGGTGATGTGATGCCGCCGCGGCCAGGGGATGAGCGTTTGACCAGCAGCGCGTCGGAGTCCGCCGAGGTAGTCGAGCATATGCCCGACGTCGAAAAGCACAATGCCGAGCAGCCACTGATGCTGTCGAAGAAAGGCTTAGACCAAGCATTAGCGAGGTGGCAAAGCGGCGAGTTCGGTCCTGATTCTGAGTTTGCGCAAAAGTCCACCCTCAAGTGCTTAAGCTGCGCGTTTTATTTGCCGCTTGCACAGCCGGTGGGGCCAGCGTTTGGTGCTTGTGCGAATGAGTATTCAGCTGATGAGACGGTTGTTGCCCACGATTATGGCTGCGGTGCGCATTCCGCCACCCCGCCGACCACACCACTGGGTGTGACGCAGGCGCAACCCTATGATGATGAGTCGATCGTGGAAGTCGACATCGATCAGGTCTAACCCCCACCCCATTGGTATGAACCTCACATCACCGTGGGCTAAGCGCCACACAAGGGCCACAAAGGGGATGGGCCTGAGGTTCGCCACTGTGATGTCATGGATGGCATGCGGGGAGAACACGGGATAAAGAAACGGGATACAGAATGCGAAGATGCATCGCGGGGAGCGTAATTGAAAGGTGGCATCATCACGGCGTGATCGTACGTGAAGTAACTTGAAGCTCAGCCGTTTCGGGGGGGGAGCGGGGTTTTGAGAGGGGTTTCGAGTGAGGTTCTGAGCATGGAGGTTATACCAGCATTTGTGGCAAAAGGGGGCTATTCGTGTGGCAAATCAAATGTTAAATGTGCCACTTTTGGGGGTTTCCGTTTGTTAAAAATGCAGGTGAAGTGGGATTGTTTTAGTCGGTAGAGAAAGTTTAGTGTGAGTCCACATGGCTTGATTACCTTTGTAAAATTCGAAGTTGCCCACATCTTTTGGAGAGAACATGGCTGAATCCACTGTGGAGGCGAAGGCGCCGGCTAGTGCCTTGGATCGTTTCTTCCACATCACGGAGCGGGGCTCCACCATTGGCACGGAGGTTCGCGGCGGCGTTGTGACCTTCTTCGCAATGGCGTACATCATCATTCTGAATCCACTGATTATCGGCACTATCGCCGACGTGAACGGCAAGACCCTTGGTGTGCCGCAGGTTGCTGCGGCTACCGCGCTGGCTGCCGGGTGTATGACTATTTTGTTCGGTGTTGTTGCACGGTACCCATTCGGTATTGCTACCGGCTTGGGTATTAATACGTTGGTTGCTGTCACCATGGTGTCTGTCGAGGGTTTGACTTGGCAAGAGGCCATGGGTTTGGTCGTTTTAGACGGTATTATCATCGTGGTGTTGGCGGTGTCGGGTTTCCGCACCGCTGTTTTTGATGCTATTCCTACCTCGCTGAAGGCTGCGATGGGTGTGGGCATTGGCATGTTTATCGCCATGATTGGCCTCGTTGATGCCGGTTTCGTGCGCCGCATCCCGGATGCTGCGGGCACGACTGTTCCTGTGTCTTTGGGCACGAATGGTTCTATTGCTTCGTGGCCAACCTTTGTTTTCGTGGTCGGTTTGATTATTTGCGGCATGCTTGTGGTGCGCCAGGTGCGTGGCGGGCTGTTTATTGGCATCGTTGCGACCACGATTATTGCGATGATTGTGGAAGCTGCTACCGGTGCTGGTCCTTCGTTTGTTGATGGTAAGCCTGTGCCGACTGGGTGGTCTTTGGCTGTTCCTACTTTGCCTGAGTCGATTGGCGGGCTGCCTGATCTTTCTATTGTGGGCGACATTTCTTTGTTCGGTGCTTTCACTCGCGTGGGCGCTCTGGCTGCAACGTTGTTGCTGTTTACGCTGGTGTTGGCGAACTTCTTCGATGCTATGGGCACGATGACTGCTTTGGGTAAGCAGGCGAATCTTTCTGATAAGGATGGCAATCTGCCGAACATGAAGGCTGCGCTGGTTGTTGAGGGTGCGGGCGCTGTTGTGGGTGGTTTGGCGTCGTCGTCGTCGAATACTGTCTACATTGATTCCGCTGCGGGTATTGCGGATGGTGCGCGTACGGGTCTTGCGAATGTGGTGACGGGTATTTTGTTCCTGTTGGCGATGTTCTTAACCCCGCTGTACTCGATTGTTCCGATTGAGGCTGCTGCTCCTGTGCTGGTTGTGGTGGGTGCGTTGATGATTTCGCAGATCCGCGATGTTGATTTCACCCAGTTCTCGATTGCACTTCCTGCGTTTTTGACGATTGTGATCATGCCGTTTACCTACTCCATTGCTAATGGTATTGGTGTGGGGTTCATTTCTTACGTGCTGATGACTGCTGCTGCAGGTAAGGCGAAGAGCATTCACTGGATTATGTGGCTGCTGTCTGCTTTGTTCTTGGTGTTCTTTGCCGCTGACCCAATTTTGAACTCGATCGGCTAAGTTTTCATTGTCTACTTCCGGCGCTGGTGGTGCAGGTTGTAGGGCTTTTTGGGGTGTGGGCATTGCTCACACCCCTTTGTGCTGTGTGCTTATCGACGCCGCCTGCTCACCATCGCTGATTATGCGGGAAAGGGAAGTCGCAGCTTGTGGGCATAAATATCGGCTCTCTTCTGTGTCTAGTGCGCCTTAAACTCGACCTTTTTATGAGATCCTTCCGGATTCTGGTGTTGTCGCGGGGAAAGGTCGAGTTGTCTGATTGCAGGGTGGTGGTGCTTTGGGTTTCTCGACCTTTTTGCGGTGGGTGTGCGGATTCTGGTGTTGTGGTGGGGGATAGGTCGAGTTGTCCGATTGCGGGGAGGTGGTGCTGTGTGCTTATCGACGCCGCCTGCTCACCGTCGCTGATCGTGCGAGAAAAGGGAAGTCGCAGTTTGTGGGTACAAATATCGGCTCTCTTCTGTGTCTAGTGCGCCTTAAACTCGACCTTTTTATGAGATCCTTCCGGATTCTGCTGTGGTGGTGGGGGAAAGGTCGAGTTGTCTGATTGCAGGGTGGTGTTGCTTTGGGTTTCTCGACCTTTTTGCGGTGGGTGTGCGGATTCTGGTGTTGTGGTGGGGGAAAGGTCGAGTTGGGTGTGTGGTGGTGGGGAAGCTGAGTTATCCGATTGTGGGGAGGTGGTGCTGTGTGCTTATCGACGCCGCCTGCTCACCATCGCTGATCGTGCGGGAAAGGGAAGTCACAGTTTGTGGGCACAAATATCGGCTTCCTTCTGTGTCTAGTACGCCTTAAACTCGACCTTTTTATGAGATCCTTCCGGATTCTGCTGTGGTGGTGGGGGAAAGGTCGAGTTGGGTGTGTGTTGTGGTGGGGGATGAGTTTTGTTTAAACCGTGGATGCCTCCGTACCCTAGATGCTTATGGATATCACCCACATCACCGATCCGGAAGACCCCCGCGTAGACGACTTTCGCGATTTAAAACACTCCGACAATCGTCCCGATCTTCCCGGTGGCAAAGGGCTCGTGATCGCCGAAGGTCCCCTCGTGATCGGCAGGCTCATCGAATCCCGCTTCCCCTACGAGCCATCATTGGGTTCCCACACAAACTGGAAAAATTCCTCGCCGACCCCGACAACCGTGCACGCACAGCTGAAATCCCCATCTACTCCATCGACCGACCCACCCTCGCTCAACTCGCAGGCTACGACATGCACCGTGGCCTACTTGCCTCCGCGGATCGAGCAGGTGACCTTTCCATCGCTGAAGCTATCGACGGCGCGAACACCGTCGTCGTTCTCGAAGGAGTAGGCGACCACGAAAACATCGGCTCGATGTTCCGCAACGCCGCAGGCATGGGCGTAGACGCTGTGCTTTTCGGCAACGGCTGTGCCGACCCCCTCTACCGCCGTGTGGTGCGCGTCTCCATGGGGCATGTATTGCGCACCCCATTTGCCCACTTTGAAGGCAAATACACCAACTGGCAACACGGACTAACCCAACTCAAAGACGAAGGCTTTAGAATCGTCTCACTGACCCCCGACGACAAAGCCGACCACCTTGCCGACGCACTCAGCGACGCCAGTGGCAAACCATACCACAAGGTTGCGCTCCTCGTCGGCGCTGAAGGCCCCGGGCTTACCGAACACGCCATGCGCGCAACCGACCAACGCGCAAAAATCCCCATGGCTGAAGGCACTGATAGCCTCAACCTTGCCACCGCCGCAGCCATCGCATTCTACGAACGACTACGCAGCCTGAGCCACAACTAAACCTCCACCACCTGCACAACCGCGCCGGGAAATGGGGGCTAGGTTTCGGCGTCGACACGCTTAAAAAAGTTAGAGATCCTCTGCGATATCCTCAATATCCGTCAACCCCTCACTACCTGTCGAACGCAGCGGTGAGCGCGAATCACGACGATCCACCTGAGCAGGGCGATCACTATAACGCAGCTTATGGCCCACAGCGTGCTTAAACTGCACAACCTTACGCCCAACTTTCGCACCCACCTGGCGAATCAACGCAACGCCTTTTGACGTCACAGAACACAAATCCGTGACCACATCATCAAGATCATCATCCACGTCAGCCTCACTATCGAAGCCCTCGTAGTCATCGTAGCCGCGCCGCTTCGACCCAATCCCCAACTTCGCCGACGCCTGACTTGCAATCCTCCCAACATCCTTCGCCGCAGATGAATGCATCTTCGGCTCCGGGCGACCATCAACCGCATACCCCACCACATTAATATCGGGGCTAGTAGCAGGATCGAAACCCAGCCACGCACTCTCAGCAGCCTTCGCAATCGCATGAGGATTAAACGGCAACGCAATGCCGCGGGCAGAATCAGCACAATCACCCGCCCAAAACGGGCGCTCAAACGGCTCAACCAGACCAATATCCTCATACACCCGATCACGCTTCGCCGCGAACGCCCGCTTGAGCGCCATACCCTGCCAGTGCGCGAAACCGCCGAACCCAGACTCCTCATTAATGCCGCAAGCGTACACATCAGCAGCCGGAATCGCCCGCACAAAACGCTCGTCGAGAGTCGAAAGCAACGTGCTATCAGGCAACACCATCTGAATCACACTAATGCCGGGAAACGCCGCGATATAAAACTCGCCAGCAGACGGCGCCGCAGAACGATTCAGCGAAAACTGCCCGATCGGAGTGACCTGCCACCGTGGGTTCAGCATGGCCAGCAGCTTGCGGCCGAAACCGCGGTCAGCACGCGGCGACATCGCAATGATCTTTTCTGGGTGTGCAGCTGTGACGAACCACAGCGTCAACACCATGTCATTTCTGCTTAAACCCATCGACGTTCTACATCCCTCAAACGATCCTTAACAAACCTGAAACCGCACTCACCATACGCATACAATCCGGCGTACACAGGGTGAATGCGAGCACACCAGTCACGCGCAGGGGGGAAACTATTTACGCGGGCGCTTCGTGTTCGTGCGCACACCCAACAGCACGTCCTCCCAATGCGGGGTGACAGCTTTACGACGCCGCCTATTCGCCCTTTGCTGAGCATCGTGTTCCGGGCGACTACGCTGCTGAAAATCTTCCCCCGTCGCTTCCGCAACATCCGCTTGCTCATCGATGACAGGAATATCTTGGGTATCTTCGATCGACGGCGCTGGGGAAGGGGAGTGCACGGCGGTGAGACTGCGCACAGGTTTAATGAAATCCGGATCAATCAAATCAGCAGCCAAAGAATTACGAGCAACGGCGGTCGCATTCGACGCGGAATGCTTCAAATAACTCCACTCAGCAACATTCTGAGTGACCCCAGCGTCCCATTTCACCTGAATGACCCACTGATTCGCCGCATCACGGTACGCATCCCACTCAGAGGTGAGAAGATCAAGACCACGCGCCGCGAAGGCGGTGGCAAGAATCTCCCACAACGATAATTTCGCAGGTCCATCATCACGCACGGGGAACGCACGCTTGGCCATCTCCGCCATGCGTGTGCGCTCCAGCAACACAGGATGCGCGTACGGCTCAATGCGCGCTTCTGTCACATTATTTAACTCGGCCAACTCGGCAACCGTGGCACCAGCGCGAATACGCTCCTGAATCTCACGCGGGCGCATCTTCAGCGGTGCCGACAGGCGAGGATCAATCTCCCGTTTATCAGCGTGAGATTCTGCAGGAGTTGGTGCAGACGCTACCGACGACGTTGCGGAAGCTGAATCAGCCGACGCAACCGACTCAGTGGATGCAGTGGACGCATCTGGGCTAGGGGAGTAGGAAACAGGAGATTCACCAGAAGATTCCTCCGCGCTTTGCGACGCTACCTCCGAAGAGGCAGAAGCTTCTGGCTTCGGTGCCTGCTGAACAGGAGTGTCTACACCACCGTCATTTGTCGCGTGTACCTGCTCATCAGCGTTCTCTGGTACGGACACCACGAGAGAAGGACCGTGAAGATCGCCAAGTGCGGAATTATCACGCGGGGCAACGGAAGAAACATCACTGCTTGAATCAAGGGCGTGCGCCTGCGCTGCAGTATTTGCTGAATGCTGGGCAAATGCGTCCCGCAAAGTGTCGGTGACCACCAGAAAATACTGCTGTTCGGATTCGGGATCGACGAACACAAGCGAGGTAGGGGTGGACTCGGCCTCGACCAAGAAGAGTTCCTTCATGAGTGTGAGCTCCTATCGAAGTTGCCGGGGGGAAGAATACGACCGATGCGTGCAAAACCTGCAATAATTTCTTCAACAATATCGTAAATTCCCACGTAAGTGGGGGTTGTACACACACGAAACGCCCGCTTACTTTACACACGTAAGCGGGCGTTGCTGTCTAAACAGCACAAGGTGAAGGTTTTAGGCCTTCGCGTAACCACCATCAAGGATGAAATCAATAGCTTCGGTCAGAAGCTTCACATCTTCTGGGTCGATAGCTGGGAACATGCCGATACGCAGCTGGTTGCGGCCGAGCTTGCGGTAAGGCTCAACATCTACAATGCCATTGGCGCGCAGGATCTTCGCCAGCTTTGCTGCATCGATGCTTTCATCAAAATCGATGGTGCCCACAACCAACGAACGCTGCTGTGGATCCGCAACATACGCAGTTGCCTCTGGGCGGTTTTCTGCCCAAGAGTACAAGGTGGTGGAGCTCGCAGTGGTACGTGCAACCATGCCCTCAAGGCCACCGTTGGCATTCATCCACTTCACCTGGTCATCCAGCATGAGCAGGGTCGATACCGCTGGGGTGTTGTAGGTCTGGTTCTTTAAGGAGTTATCAACAGCGGTCTGCAGGTTGAGGAACGCTGGGATGAAACGGTCGGAGGAACAAATCTTCTGAATACGTTCCATAGCTGCAGGGCTCATGGCAGCAAACCACAGGCCGCCGTCGGAAGCAAAGCACTTCTGTGGGGAGAAATAGTAAACATCAGCCTGAGACATATCTACCGGCAGGCCACCTGCGCCGGAGGTTGCGTCGATAACAATGAGGCTTTCTTCGCTGCCCTCGGGGCGAACCACAGGCACCATAGCGCCAGTGGAGGTTTCATTGTGAGCCCAAGCGATAACGTCGCAGCCGTCCATAGCAACTGGTGCGGGTGCGGTGCCTGGCTCAGTCTTGATAATGGTGGGCTCGTCAAGCCATGGGGCATCAGCGGAAGCCTTTGCAAATTTGGAAGAAAACTCGCCAAAGGAAAGGTGACCGGACTTCTTCTCGATCAAGCAGAAAGTTGCTGCATCCCAAAACGCAGTAGCA contains these protein-coding regions:
- the serC gene encoding phosphoserine transaminase — encoded protein: MSDSFPTLPTHVIPKDPRFGCGPSKVRDSQIQAVVNGAQNVIGTSHRQPAVKNVVGSIRAGLAELFQLPEGYEIILSLGGATAFWDAATFCLIEKKSGHLSFGEFSSKFAKASADAPWLDEPTIIKTEPGTAPAPVAMDGCDVIAWAHNETSTGAMVPVVRPEGSEESLIVIDATSGAGGLPVDMSQADVYYFSPQKCFASDGGLWFAAMSPAAMERIQKICSSDRFIPAFLNLQTAVDNSLKNQTYNTPAVSTLLMLDDQVKWMNANGGLEGMVARTTASSTTLYSWAENRPEATAYVADPQQRSLVVGTIDFDESIDAAKLAKILRANGIVDVEPYRKLGRNQLRIGMFPAIDPEDVKLLTEAIDFILDGGYAKA